Proteins encoded within one genomic window of Salipaludibacillus agaradhaerens:
- a CDS encoding MBL fold metallo-hydrolase, producing MKWEKISLGPLQTNGFVLYKDGEGLMIDPGGSEEKLFQLLDDKKVTVKAILLTHAHFDHIGGVEAVRTKYQCPVYVHKDEAEWLTDPTLNGSALFLREEAITSEKADHVFSKEGSYTISGFQFELLETPGHSPGSVSYYFAEEKIVFSGDVLFHGGVGRTDLPGGDHDTLMTTLHEKMLQLPDETIVANGHGPETLIGKEKEHNPFINGFGW from the coding sequence ATGAAATGGGAAAAAATATCACTAGGTCCACTGCAGACCAATGGCTTTGTTTTGTACAAAGATGGAGAAGGGTTAATGATTGATCCAGGAGGAAGTGAAGAGAAGTTGTTTCAACTACTGGATGACAAGAAGGTCACGGTTAAAGCTATTCTATTGACCCATGCTCATTTTGATCATATCGGTGGTGTCGAGGCTGTGAGGACGAAGTACCAATGTCCTGTGTATGTACATAAAGATGAAGCGGAGTGGCTTACGGATCCAACGTTAAACGGTTCTGCCTTATTTTTAAGAGAAGAGGCCATAACGAGCGAGAAAGCAGATCATGTTTTTTCTAAAGAAGGTTCTTATACCATATCAGGCTTTCAATTTGAATTATTAGAAACACCAGGTCATTCACCAGGTAGTGTGTCTTATTATTTTGCTGAGGAGAAAATTGTGTTCTCGGGAGATGTTTTATTTCATGGAGGTGTAGGTAGGACAGATTTACCTGGGGGAGATCATGATACCTTAATGACTACATTACACGAAAAGATGCTTCAGTTGCCGGATGAGACAATTGTTGCAAATGGACATGGTCCAGAGACACTAATTGGAAAAGAAAAAGAACACAATCCCTTTATAAATGGATTTGGTTGGTAA